From Segatella copri, the proteins below share one genomic window:
- a CDS encoding HK97 family phage prohead protease, whose product MKQENKDKVIRRSLYTPTELRVRESAEGEAPSRTIVGYAILFNVPSAPLWSDDESEAREVIDPSAVTEDLLKTQDIKMTMFHDRQLILARSNKGAGTLSYSIDDKGVAFEFEAPHTADGDKALELVKRGDISGCSFAFTTHYWDRDFVERTATVVNGVSMIEYRVKGMTGIYDFTLAIDPAYPDTSVEAREFAKELEKEERESKNPKPKTEEENKKVLEQLREMQIAANKSII is encoded by the coding sequence ATGAAACAGGAGAATAAAGATAAAGTGATCCGCCGATCTCTTTATACTCCCACAGAGTTGAGAGTGAGAGAATCAGCGGAGGGTGAGGCTCCTAGCCGCACAATTGTAGGATATGCCATTTTGTTCAATGTTCCGTCAGCACCTTTGTGGAGCGATGATGAGAGTGAGGCAAGAGAGGTCATTGATCCAAGCGCAGTTACAGAGGATCTGTTGAAAACGCAGGACATCAAAATGACTATGTTTCATGATCGACAGCTCATCTTGGCCAGAAGCAACAAGGGTGCGGGAACACTCTCCTACTCTATTGATGATAAGGGAGTGGCTTTTGAGTTTGAGGCTCCTCACACAGCAGATGGAGACAAGGCTTTGGAGCTAGTCAAGAGAGGCGATATTTCCGGATGCAGTTTTGCATTCACCACCCATTATTGGGATCGTGATTTTGTCGAGCGTACAGCCACAGTTGTCAATGGTGTGTCGATGATTGAATATCGTGTCAAGGGTATGACAGGAATCTATGATTTCACGTTAGCCATCGATCCGGCCTATCCGGACACAAGTGTCGAGGCTAGGGAGTTTGCCAAAGAGCTCGAAAAGGAAGAGCGAGAGAGCAAGAATCCGAAGCCTAAGACGGAAGAGGAGAATAAAAAGGTTTTGGAGCAATTGCGGGAAATGCAGATAGCTGCAAATAAAAGTATTATTTAA
- a CDS encoding phage portal protein, translating into MGGDYTDFFTWSGTTNTALSVATAYRCVKFLSEGVANLPILYMRIKDGIFVEDTNSRLHYLLSVQPDSTKSAFDFWKEVVENVLLEGNAYIVPIYNTVSMEVDRLVLCGRGTVSHDIYNDIYTVSDPVNGVYGSYDEDEILHIKFHTLNGKSGLSVLSYARLTLNIALSGDRETYTRFVNGGTVRGIVSNDKSVTGFGEYQDKELEKTAGSIDGKFRNGDRIVSLPGQVDFKQISLSSTDMQFLESRKFTVRDICRFFGVHPSFVFDDTSNNYKSAEMANVAFLSNTLNPILRNIENEFLRKLVAPSLCCKRKFQFDRRGLYACDLDSRVKYQAATIAAGIYTVNDWRKEENKLPIEGGDKVLVSANLRDIMDESKVANNIKSDNNKKENEDETGE; encoded by the coding sequence ATGGGAGGTGATTACACGGACTTTTTCACATGGAGCGGTACAACCAACACCGCCCTGTCTGTTGCAACAGCCTACAGATGCGTAAAATTCCTCAGCGAGGGAGTGGCAAATCTCCCGATACTCTATATGAGGATCAAGGATGGAATCTTTGTCGAAGACACCAACAGCCGATTGCATTATCTCCTGTCGGTGCAGCCAGATAGCACAAAAAGTGCTTTTGACTTTTGGAAAGAAGTTGTGGAAAATGTTTTGTTAGAGGGAAATGCGTACATTGTGCCAATCTATAATACCGTCTCCATGGAGGTGGATAGATTGGTGCTTTGTGGGCGCGGAACAGTAAGCCACGACATCTATAATGATATATACACGGTCTCGGATCCGGTTAATGGTGTGTATGGATCGTATGATGAGGATGAGATATTGCACATCAAGTTTCATACCCTCAATGGTAAGTCAGGCCTCAGCGTTTTATCGTATGCCCGGCTAACATTGAACATTGCCCTGTCCGGCGATCGAGAAACCTACACCCGATTTGTCAATGGTGGAACCGTGAGAGGCATTGTCAGCAACGACAAATCGGTGACAGGTTTCGGTGAGTATCAGGACAAGGAATTGGAAAAGACGGCGGGCAGTATTGATGGTAAATTCCGTAATGGAGACAGAATCGTCAGTTTGCCGGGGCAGGTTGATTTCAAACAGATCTCTCTATCATCTACTGATATGCAGTTTTTGGAGAGTCGGAAATTTACGGTTCGAGACATTTGCCGTTTCTTTGGTGTTCATCCATCATTCGTTTTCGATGATACGAGCAATAACTACAAATCGGCCGAGATGGCAAATGTGGCATTCCTGTCCAATACATTGAATCCGATTTTGCGAAACATCGAGAATGAGTTTTTGAGAAAGTTGGTGGCTCCATCTCTATGCTGCAAACGAAAGTTTCAGTTTGATCGTCGAGGCCTCTATGCCTGTGATCTAGACAGCCGGGTGAAATATCAGGCAGCCACGATCGCCGCCGGAATCTACACAGTCAATGATTGGCGCAAAGAGGAAAACAAGCTCCCGATCGAGGGTGGAGATAAGGTTTTGGTTTCGGCCAATCTCAGAGACATCATGGATGAATCCAAGGTTGCCAATAATATCAAATCCGATAATAATAAAAAGGAAAACGAAGATGAAACAGGAGAATAA
- a CDS encoding terminase large subunit domain-containing protein — protein MQEEEKVKWRQYKARVVEELRSNRDLYAKRYAYALVDTDKRIGDYVFNNIDHPEEHNLYELLAILRFFKMLDRNDWKPKRVKLFFKFYEMLRFSGINGRRRYKLTPVQAFQFGNIYGFARKSDGRRLIRTAYLFVPRKYSKTTSCAALAVYDMLLGDNNAEAYVGANSYDQAKICFDEIRNIMLDMDPREKHFRVNREKITFKDRGRNSLIQCLTANARTKDGLFASLVIMDEYAQARNTAGKNGADLKNVLTTSMGPRKEPLTIIITTASDVVDGPFAQELVGVKKILREELEDDTTFAALFMPDVDDEEDDPRTWSKVQPHLGVTVQPDYYEWQYREALKSAENMMAFRTKLLNIFAINEQKRWFGREKAKELCRGFNIDTVQGRPECAVSFDLSVHDDFSAVTYLLYASFNKCFYAYTDYYFPDGALRGHPNEQLYQEWHKMGYLKFCKGDKVDVKMIANDILSKAKILNIIRIGYDQYKSRDLVNILSSLGGKNALTPYSQTYGSFNLPVESFEMLAYENPPKIIMNDNPINVFCLTNCVLDEDHLENKKPIKYSQYMKIDGVITTLMCIGLMSSYER, from the coding sequence ATGCAGGAAGAGGAAAAAGTAAAGTGGAGACAATACAAGGCAAGAGTGGTCGAGGAGTTGCGGAGCAATAGAGATCTCTATGCCAAAAGATACGCTTATGCGCTTGTAGATACAGACAAGCGTATAGGCGATTATGTGTTTAATAACATCGATCATCCGGAGGAGCATAACCTATATGAGCTATTGGCCATCCTCCGTTTTTTCAAGATGCTCGATAGGAATGATTGGAAGCCGAAGCGGGTGAAACTGTTTTTCAAGTTTTATGAGATGCTGAGATTTAGCGGCATCAATGGACGCAGACGATATAAGTTGACTCCGGTACAGGCTTTTCAATTTGGGAACATCTATGGCTTTGCCCGGAAGTCGGACGGTCGCAGACTGATCAGAACGGCATATTTATTTGTTCCTCGTAAGTACAGCAAGACCACATCCTGTGCGGCCCTCGCAGTCTATGACATGTTGCTTGGGGATAACAATGCCGAGGCGTATGTGGGCGCGAATAGCTATGATCAGGCAAAGATCTGTTTCGATGAGATCCGTAACATCATGCTCGACATGGATCCGAGGGAGAAACATTTCCGGGTCAATCGAGAGAAGATCACGTTCAAGGACCGAGGGAGAAACAGCCTCATCCAATGTTTGACGGCGAATGCCCGGACTAAAGATGGTCTGTTTGCCTCATTGGTGATCATGGATGAGTATGCCCAAGCGAGGAACACAGCTGGGAAAAACGGAGCGGATCTTAAGAACGTGCTCACGACATCCATGGGTCCGAGAAAGGAGCCTCTCACTATCATCATCACCACGGCGAGCGATGTAGTGGATGGCCCATTTGCACAGGAGTTGGTGGGTGTTAAGAAGATCCTCCGGGAGGAGTTGGAGGATGATACCACGTTTGCCGCCCTGTTCATGCCGGATGTGGATGATGAGGAGGACGATCCGCGTACATGGAGCAAAGTGCAGCCTCATCTGGGTGTGACGGTGCAGCCGGATTACTATGAATGGCAGTACAGGGAGGCTTTGAAGTCGGCCGAGAATATGATGGCATTCAGGACCAAGTTGCTCAATATCTTTGCGATCAATGAGCAAAAGAGATGGTTCGGTCGTGAAAAGGCAAAGGAATTATGCAGGGGCTTTAATATCGACACCGTGCAGGGAAGACCGGAATGCGCCGTATCTTTTGACCTGTCTGTGCATGATGATTTCAGCGCTGTTACATATTTGCTTTATGCCTCATTCAATAAATGCTTTTATGCTTATACGGATTATTATTTTCCGGATGGCGCGCTGAGAGGGCATCCGAATGAACAGTTATATCAGGAATGGCATAAAATGGGGTATCTCAAATTCTGTAAGGGTGATAAGGTCGATGTGAAGATGATAGCCAATGATATTTTGTCGAAAGCTAAGATTTTGAACATCATCCGAATTGGGTATGACCAATACAAGAGCCGGGACCTAGTAAACATCCTCTCCTCTCTCGGAGGTAAGAATGCCCTCACTCCATACAGCCAGACATACGGCAGTTTCAATCTCCCGGTAGAGTCGTTTGAGATGCTAGCTTATGAGAATCCTCCTAAGATCATCATGAATGATAATCCGATCAATGTGTTCTGTTTGACCAATTGTGTGTTGGATGAGGATCATCTGGAGAATAAAAAGCCGATAAAGTACTCTCAGTACATGAAAATTGATGGAGTGATCACTACTCTTATGTGTATAGGATTGATGAGTTCCTATGAAAGATAG
- a CDS encoding DNA-packaging protein, with amino-acid sequence MKDERKDKFVDALTNAKGIIYLACEAVGISRQTYYNWRKSDEVFREAVDEVLETQVDWVENKLLNLINAGDTTATIFYLKTKGKKRGYSDKAQPKDEDHKDPVVTDAIAMLPGPVPTPSEKDNKRIENRIKSKKNYIIKLLKKQGKYSAELTYQVEITAQLLVRTEILADEIFSEGHKVVNVEYSREGNERLSTNPQEKLYLDLLRQSQKALQALGMNTEGKERKSDEDSFTSLMSEFRDDS; translated from the coding sequence ATGAAAGACGAAAGAAAAGATAAATTTGTGGATGCCCTAACCAATGCTAAGGGCATCATTTATTTGGCGTGTGAGGCTGTAGGAATCAGCCGACAGACTTACTACAATTGGAGAAAGTCGGATGAGGTGTTTAGAGAGGCCGTAGATGAAGTGTTGGAGACTCAGGTGGATTGGGTGGAGAATAAGTTGCTCAATCTGATCAATGCCGGGGACACGACAGCTACGATCTTTTATCTTAAGACCAAGGGCAAGAAACGAGGCTATAGCGACAAGGCACAGCCAAAGGATGAGGATCATAAAGATCCTGTTGTCACAGATGCCATTGCCATGTTGCCCGGTCCTGTTCCTACTCCATCGGAGAAAGATAACAAACGTATCGAGAATCGTATCAAGAGCAAAAAGAATTATATCATCAAGCTGTTGAAGAAGCAGGGCAAATATTCGGCCGAGCTCACCTATCAGGTAGAGATCACAGCTCAGTTATTGGTACGTACAGAGATCCTCGCTGATGAGATCTTTTCCGAGGGCCACAAGGTTGTCAATGTGGAGTATTCGAGAGAGGGCAATGAGCGCCTAAGCACCAATCCTCAGGAGAAACTTTATTTAGATCTCCTCCGGCAGAGTCAAAAGGCACTCCAAGCACTCGGCATGAATACGGAGGGTAAGGAGCGTAAATCTGATGAGGACAGTTTTACTAGTTTAATGAGTGAATTTAGAGACGATAGCTAA
- a CDS encoding HNH endonuclease, which produces MAKDKDYKRMIHTSRWLKLRRDKLSDYPLCERCEQMGKVTAATEVHHVHPVEMGLTRQDKERLMYDYFNLRSLCHDCHVQTHVEMGRCGKVQAKNKAKVQLQKFAERFLGRSAD; this is translated from the coding sequence ATGGCTAAGGATAAGGACTATAAGAGAATGATCCACACATCGAGATGGTTAAAGCTGAGACGAGATAAATTGTCTGATTATCCATTGTGTGAGAGATGTGAACAGATGGGCAAAGTGACAGCAGCCACGGAGGTTCATCATGTTCATCCTGTAGAGATGGGATTGACCCGACAGGATAAGGAGAGACTGATGTATGACTACTTTAATCTGAGATCCCTGTGTCATGATTGCCATGTGCAGACACATGTAGAGATGGGCAGATGTGGGAAAGTACAGGCAAAAAACAAGGCAAAGGTGCAGTTGCAGAAATTTGCAGAGAGGTTCCTCGGCAGATCAGCAGACTGA
- a CDS encoding DEAD/DEAH box helicase produces the protein MRYKPYEYQREAMQWILDHPRCGLFLDMGLGKTVSTLTALQELMDECEVSRTLVVAPKKVAETTWTTEAEKWDHLRGLKVAKVMGTEKQRNLALASKADIYVIGRDSFVWLFGKYGGELPFDALVIDELTSFKSSKSERFKAMKAATASVKRVIGLTGTPAPNGLIDLWAQMYCIDMGERLGKSVSKYRNAYFETHKWNNIIVRCDVKKGAEDVIREKISDICLSMQAKDYLQLPDMIVHSTKVYLSEKTMAEYSKFEKEKVLEFTELHTGESANILANSAAGLMNKLSQFANGAIYDEDRDVHEIHNEKLDKLAEIVEAANGSGVLVFYQFKHDIDRIKKKLKGYNVRSYEGEKELKAWNNHEIDVLLAHPMSTAFGLNMQQGGHYIVWFGTGWNLELYQQANARLHRQGQQYPVQVYKLICANTVDERAEAALDGKTGVQQSLMDSLNFLLRKYNTTITIKDEY, from the coding sequence ATGAGATATAAGCCATACGAATATCAGCGAGAGGCCATGCAATGGATTTTGGATCATCCCAGATGTGGATTGTTCCTCGACATGGGACTAGGTAAGACGGTGAGCACTCTCACAGCACTACAGGAGCTGATGGATGAATGTGAAGTGAGCCGCACATTGGTTGTGGCTCCCAAGAAAGTGGCCGAGACCACATGGACAACGGAGGCTGAGAAATGGGATCACCTGAGGGGCCTTAAGGTGGCCAAGGTGATGGGTACGGAAAAGCAAAGAAATCTAGCTTTGGCATCCAAGGCCGACATCTATGTGATCGGCAGAGACAGTTTCGTCTGGTTGTTCGGCAAATATGGTGGAGAGCTACCTTTTGATGCTTTGGTGATCGATGAGCTTACGTCATTCAAATCATCAAAGAGTGAAAGGTTCAAGGCCATGAAAGCAGCAACGGCATCCGTCAAGAGAGTGATCGGCCTCACCGGAACCCCGGCCCCGAATGGCCTCATCGATCTGTGGGCACAGATGTACTGCATCGATATGGGTGAGCGGTTGGGCAAATCTGTTTCCAAGTACAGAAACGCCTACTTTGAGACGCACAAGTGGAATAACATCATCGTAAGGTGTGATGTGAAAAAGGGAGCTGAGGATGTGATCAGGGAGAAGATCTCAGACATCTGTCTGTCCATGCAAGCAAAGGATTATCTCCAATTGCCTGATATGATCGTTCATTCCACCAAGGTCTATCTGTCCGAGAAGACGATGGCCGAATATTCCAAGTTTGAAAAGGAAAAGGTGTTGGAGTTCACGGAGCTGCATACAGGCGAGAGTGCAAACATCCTAGCCAATAGTGCAGCGGGTCTGATGAATAAGCTATCTCAGTTTGCCAATGGAGCCATCTATGATGAGGACAGGGATGTGCATGAGATCCACAATGAGAAGCTAGACAAGTTGGCCGAGATTGTTGAGGCGGCGAATGGCAGCGGCGTTCTGGTCTTCTATCAGTTCAAGCATGACATCGACAGGATCAAGAAGAAACTAAAGGGATATAACGTCAGATCCTATGAGGGTGAGAAAGAGCTTAAGGCATGGAACAACCATGAGATCGATGTGCTGTTGGCTCATCCTATGAGTACAGCTTTTGGATTGAACATGCAGCAGGGAGGACATTACATCGTATGGTTCGGCACAGGTTGGAATCTGGAATTGTACCAACAGGCCAACGCCCGATTGCACAGACAGGGACAGCAATATCCGGTGCAGGTGTATAAACTGATCTGTGCGAACACGGTGGATGAGAGAGCTGAGGCGGCGCTTGATGGCAAGACCGGAGTGCAGCAGAGCCTGATGGACAGTCTCAATTTCCTGTTGAGAAAGTACAACACGACAATAACAATCAAAGACGAATACTAA
- a CDS encoding virulence-associated E family protein, which produces MKLINDFEIDIATAHSRLSKKWKNKRCKWSSLVEKCSSTKYTSETVKEYEKMPRDEQSDIKDVGGFVGGYLSGGTRKTANVMWRSVATLDIDYGTADLWDEFTMQFDFAAILYSTHKHTKDKPRYRLVFPFNRQVKPTEYEPICRKIAEALGIDLFDVTTYQLPRLFYWPSTSKDGDFVFQCQDGPACDADEILSEYVNYKDVSTWPLSNRENDIITHEIKKAGDPLEKPGLIGAFCRAYTIEEAIDTFLSDVYDKTAIDGRYTYRLGTVAGGLVCYDDRFAYSHHETDPASRQLCNAFDLLRIHKFGVEDEGSRQTDVTKKPSYLKMQDFVAADKKVKMLITKEKKAEAISDFADLDLEDAGESAVTEEEENTEWMGDLDYDRRGQIKPSLRNIITIMDNDPHLAGRFKNDLFSGFVLINGGLPWRKEAKRWENTDPANLRVYLDTVYGISGKDKIKDATQAIFTKYRCHPIREYLDSLEWDGVPRLDRLIIDYVGAEDNELNRAMTRKHFTAAVARVMNPGCKYDYCLIIAGAEGIGKSTLFSVMGGEWFSDSLMTMEGKAGMEQARSGWVIELPELGGIKRSDVEQVKAYISRQNDMYRPAYGEVVEAHPRQCVFCGTTNERYFLKGDTGNRRFWVMSVDADLRKYPDPREALIRDRNQIWAEAVQRYKEHEPLYLSPELEKEARERQATFNDDADDPMVSLVRSFVDMKLPADWNTYDIARRRAYIKNPDPLEPIGTVVRTKVCAAEFICEQLGRDMGDKEYKYLARKVCKIMDEFEDWERVSTSKHARALYGTQRAYKRIEPKCKGDEEDDI; this is translated from the coding sequence ATGAAACTCATAAATGATTTTGAAATAGACATCGCTACAGCTCACAGCCGTTTATCCAAGAAGTGGAAGAACAAAAGGTGCAAATGGAGCTCATTGGTTGAGAAATGCAGCAGCACCAAATACACTAGTGAGACCGTAAAGGAATATGAGAAGATGCCGAGAGACGAACAGAGCGACATCAAGGATGTTGGCGGTTTTGTGGGTGGCTACCTGAGCGGTGGCACTCGCAAGACGGCCAATGTGATGTGGCGTAGTGTTGCGACTCTCGACATTGACTATGGTACAGCAGATCTGTGGGATGAGTTTACGATGCAGTTTGATTTTGCCGCCATCCTCTACTCCACCCATAAACATACAAAGGATAAACCACGATACCGTCTGGTATTCCCATTCAACAGACAGGTGAAGCCAACGGAGTATGAACCGATCTGTAGAAAGATCGCTGAGGCTTTGGGCATCGATCTGTTTGATGTGACCACCTATCAGCTCCCGAGACTCTTCTATTGGCCATCCACTAGTAAGGACGGAGACTTTGTTTTCCAATGCCAAGATGGCCCGGCCTGTGATGCTGATGAGATCTTAAGCGAGTATGTTAATTACAAGGATGTATCTACATGGCCTCTATCCAACAGAGAGAACGACATCATTACCCATGAGATCAAGAAAGCGGGTGATCCTTTGGAAAAGCCGGGACTCATCGGGGCGTTCTGTCGTGCATACACTATCGAGGAGGCGATTGACACGTTCCTGTCTGATGTATATGACAAGACGGCGATCGATGGTAGATACACATACAGACTCGGTACGGTGGCGGGCGGTCTGGTATGCTATGATGATCGCTTTGCCTACAGCCATCATGAGACGGACCCGGCAAGCAGACAGTTATGTAATGCTTTTGATCTCCTGAGAATCCATAAATTCGGTGTGGAGGATGAGGGATCTAGGCAGACGGACGTAACCAAAAAGCCATCGTATCTTAAGATGCAGGATTTTGTTGCGGCCGACAAGAAAGTAAAGATGCTCATCACAAAGGAGAAAAAGGCTGAGGCTATTAGTGATTTCGCTGATCTCGACCTAGAGGATGCCGGGGAGAGCGCAGTTACCGAGGAGGAGGAAAATACCGAGTGGATGGGTGATCTAGACTATGATCGCAGAGGACAGATTAAGCCATCCCTCAGGAACATCATTACCATCATGGACAATGATCCTCATTTGGCGGGCAGGTTCAAGAATGATCTGTTCAGCGGCTTTGTACTTATCAATGGTGGATTGCCATGGAGAAAGGAGGCAAAGAGATGGGAGAACACGGATCCGGCCAATCTGAGGGTATATCTCGATACGGTCTATGGTATCAGCGGAAAGGATAAGATCAAGGATGCCACACAGGCGATCTTTACTAAGTACAGATGCCATCCGATCCGTGAGTATCTGGACAGCCTCGAATGGGACGGTGTTCCTCGCTTGGACAGACTAATCATCGATTATGTAGGTGCGGAGGATAACGAGCTCAACCGGGCCATGACACGTAAGCATTTTACCGCGGCGGTGGCCAGAGTGATGAATCCCGGATGCAAATATGACTATTGCCTGATCATCGCAGGAGCGGAGGGAATCGGTAAATCCACTCTCTTCTCGGTTATGGGTGGCGAATGGTTCAGCGACAGCCTCATGACCATGGAGGGAAAAGCGGGCATGGAACAGGCCAGAAGCGGATGGGTCATTGAGCTCCCTGAGCTTGGTGGAATCAAGAGATCGGATGTGGAACAGGTGAAAGCATATATTAGCAGACAGAATGATATGTACCGCCCGGCGTATGGTGAAGTTGTGGAAGCCCATCCGAGACAATGCGTATTCTGTGGAACCACGAATGAGCGATATTTTCTGAAAGGTGACACCGGAAACCGCCGATTTTGGGTCATGAGCGTTGATGCCGATCTGAGGAAATACCCGGATCCCCGAGAGGCGCTGATCCGTGACAGAAATCAGATATGGGCTGAGGCTGTGCAGCGTTATAAGGAGCATGAGCCTCTCTATCTGAGCCCCGAATTGGAAAAGGAGGCAAGGGAAAGACAGGCCACATTCAATGATGATGCTGATGATCCGATGGTATCTCTCGTTCGTAGCTTTGTGGATATGAAGCTCCCGGCAGATTGGAACACATACGACATCGCACGCCGTAGGGCATACATCAAGAACCCGGATCCTTTGGAGCCTATCGGGACTGTTGTGCGTACCAAGGTCTGTGCGGCAGAGTTCATTTGTGAACAGCTAGGTAGGGACATGGGCGATAAGGAGTACAAGTATTTGGCCAGAAAGGTATGCAAGATCATGGATGAGTTCGAGGATTGGGAAAGAGTTAGCACATCAAAGCATGCCAGAGCCTTATATGGGACTCAGAGGGCGTACAAACGAATAGAGCCAAAATGTAAAGGGGATGAGGAGGACGATATTTAG
- a CDS encoding DUF1566 domain-containing protein: MEVQTNKALSPMQSFRYELLQWCGNVEDAKKANSFVMGNENPEQAQLPKPEWKHGEAQMPSEDMPDGVYLVQADGQVVLYVDDLTADTKDVIGVGIKMGSFNLMVALHDAAKGKAVALTTKDNGTDENKDDPYYFKGYIRAVESMNGKAYTEHLRPILNPEIELSDGWWIPSLGEMYRIFINFGTINRALKFAGGDLIKQDWYWTSTEGSATNAWCLYLIDGGTGSWYTEASYTFRVRPVSAFIS; the protein is encoded by the coding sequence ATGGAAGTACAGACAAATAAAGCATTGTCACCAATGCAAAGTTTTAGATATGAATTGCTGCAATGGTGTGGCAATGTGGAGGATGCCAAAAAGGCAAATTCTTTTGTGATGGGTAATGAAAACCCTGAGCAAGCGCAGTTGCCAAAGCCCGAGTGGAAACACGGAGAGGCACAGATGCCATCAGAGGACATGCCAGATGGTGTTTATCTCGTTCAAGCCGATGGGCAGGTTGTGTTGTATGTGGATGATTTGACCGCCGACACAAAGGATGTGATCGGTGTGGGCATCAAGATGGGCAGCTTTAATCTCATGGTGGCTTTGCATGATGCCGCCAAGGGTAAAGCGGTGGCTTTGACCACAAAAGACAATGGTACGGATGAAAACAAGGACGATCCGTATTATTTCAAAGGCTACATTCGAGCAGTAGAAAGTATGAATGGCAAAGCATATACCGAACATTTGCGCCCGATCCTCAACCCAGAGATCGAGCTGTCGGATGGATGGTGGATCCCATCATTGGGAGAGATGTACCGTATCTTTATTAATTTCGGAACCATCAACAGAGCTTTGAAATTTGCGGGTGGAGATCTTATTAAACAGGATTGGTATTGGACATCTACCGAGGGTAGTGCGACCAACGCTTGGTGTCTCTACCTCATCGATGGTGGTACGGGCAGTTGGTACACTGAGGCTAGCTACACGTTCAGAGTTAGGCCTGTTTCAGCATTTATTAGTTAG